Proteins co-encoded in one Streptomyces sp. NBC_01283 genomic window:
- a CDS encoding sigma-70 family RNA polymerase sigma factor yields the protein MIGDHDPLVTAAQTGDQQAQDELVAGYLPLVYNIVGRALDGHADVDDVVQETMLRALAGLATLRDPASFRSWLVAIAMNEIRRHWQQRASGQKSPGPLDEAHDVADPGADFVDLTIIRLGLVGQRREVAEATRWLDTDDRALLSLWWLEVSGELTRAEVATAMELPAQHAAVRVQRMKTQLETARIVVRALAAAPRCPYLSDVVAPWDGTPSALWRKRLARHVRDCAMCSDHGAGLVLAERLLVGLALVPLSAALAAPGAIRAVSAADAHHLAADAPHLSAGGHPTAPDAYEISGSRSAPARHAAKRHRVPRKSRTVAAGVAVLVVATGVIYSATRPSDDEQTEAQTLTASQPPSPQAPSTTASAPTKSPSASPSRKRKPSPKATPSKTRAPKPKATPKPTRTSTAPKAPQAPQAPAGNSYSAEVTRLVNAERAKSGCGPLTLNSKLGNAAQGHSDDMAERDFFDHTNPDGEDPGDRVTAAGYKWTTYGENIAAGQRSPSAVMDSWMNSSGHRANILNCSFKEIGVGYRQGSGGPWWTQNFGAR from the coding sequence ACGATCCTCTGGTGACGGCGGCGCAGACCGGGGACCAGCAGGCGCAGGACGAGCTGGTGGCCGGATATCTGCCGCTGGTCTACAACATCGTCGGGCGTGCGCTCGACGGCCATGCCGACGTCGACGACGTCGTGCAGGAGACCATGCTGCGGGCGCTCGCCGGCCTGGCGACGCTCCGCGACCCGGCGAGCTTCCGGTCCTGGCTCGTGGCCATCGCCATGAACGAGATACGCAGGCACTGGCAGCAGCGCGCGTCCGGTCAGAAGAGCCCGGGCCCGCTGGACGAGGCGCACGACGTCGCGGACCCCGGCGCCGACTTCGTCGACCTGACGATCATCCGGCTCGGTCTGGTGGGGCAGCGGCGTGAGGTGGCCGAGGCCACCCGCTGGCTGGACACCGACGACCGCGCGCTCCTGTCGCTGTGGTGGCTCGAGGTCTCCGGCGAGCTGACCCGGGCGGAGGTCGCCACCGCCATGGAGCTGCCCGCGCAGCACGCCGCGGTCCGGGTGCAGCGGATGAAGACGCAGCTGGAGACGGCCCGGATCGTGGTCCGCGCGCTGGCCGCTGCGCCCCGGTGCCCGTACCTGAGCGACGTGGTGGCGCCATGGGACGGCACGCCTTCCGCCCTCTGGCGCAAGCGCCTGGCCCGGCACGTCCGTGACTGCGCGATGTGCTCGGACCACGGCGCGGGCCTGGTGCTCGCCGAGCGCCTCCTGGTGGGCCTCGCCCTGGTGCCGCTGTCCGCCGCACTGGCCGCCCCCGGTGCGATACGCGCGGTGAGCGCGGCCGACGCGCACCACCTGGCGGCCGACGCACCGCACCTGTCCGCCGGCGGACATCCCACGGCGCCGGACGCGTACGAGATATCCGGCTCCCGGAGCGCCCCGGCGAGACACGCGGCCAAGCGCCACCGGGTGCCGCGCAAGAGCCGGACGGTGGCCGCGGGCGTCGCCGTGCTCGTCGTCGCGACCGGGGTCATCTACTCGGCCACGCGCCCCTCGGACGACGAACAGACGGAAGCACAGACGCTGACCGCCTCGCAGCCGCCCTCTCCGCAGGCTCCGTCCACCACGGCCTCCGCCCCCACGAAGTCCCCCTCCGCCTCCCCCAGCCGTAAGCGGAAGCCGTCCCCCAAGGCCACGCCTTCGAAGACCAGGGCACCGAAGCCGAAGGCGACCCCGAAGCCCACCCGCACCAGCACCGCGCCCAAGGCCCCGCAGGCACCGCAGGCCCCGGCAGGCAACTCGTACAGCGCGGAGGTCACGCGGCTCGTCAACGCCGAGCGCGCCAAGAGCGGCTGCGGCCCGCTGACCCTCAACAGCAAGCTGGGCAACGCGGCCCAGGGCCACTCCGACGACATGGCCGAGCGTGACTTCTTCGACCACACGAACCCCGACGGCGAGGACCCCGGCGACCGGGTCACGGCGGCCGGCTACAAGTGGACCACCTACGGGGAGAACATCGCCGCAGGTCAGCGCAGTCCGTCCGCGGTGATGGACTCCTGGATGAACAGCTCGGGGCACCGCGCCAACATCCTCAACTGCTCCTTCAAGGAGATCGGCGTCGGCTACCGGCAGGGCAGCGGCGGCCCCTGGTGGACGCAGAACTTCGGCGCGCGGTGA
- a CDS encoding VOC family protein: MAAHPEGTPCWADAMFPDVAAAKSFYGELLDWTFDSGSEEFGGYTQARSDGRAVAAVVPQMQGMDGPAAWNLYFASPDAAATAAKIRDHGGTLAMEPTQVGDFGTMVTAQEPSGAYFSVWQPGTHQGFEKTGESGAYCWAELTTRDPAATDAFLPSVFPFTTQRMDVDDVDYRVFQVDGQPVLGRLKMTGDFPPDAPPFFNVHFAVDNCDAAIVTVTKLGGHLLFGPMDSPFGRFATVADQQGATFSIIDLTSTEGEMPTFS; encoded by the coding sequence ATGGCTGCGCACCCGGAAGGCACGCCGTGCTGGGCGGACGCGATGTTCCCCGACGTGGCGGCCGCGAAGAGCTTCTACGGCGAGCTGCTCGACTGGACGTTCGACTCCGGTTCGGAGGAGTTCGGCGGCTACACGCAGGCACGCTCGGACGGCAGGGCCGTGGCCGCGGTCGTCCCGCAGATGCAGGGCATGGACGGCCCCGCCGCCTGGAACCTCTACTTCGCGTCGCCCGACGCCGCCGCGACGGCCGCGAAGATCCGTGACCACGGCGGGACCCTCGCCATGGAGCCGACGCAGGTCGGCGATTTCGGCACCATGGTGACCGCTCAGGAGCCCAGCGGCGCGTACTTCAGCGTCTGGCAGCCGGGCACCCACCAGGGCTTCGAGAAGACCGGCGAGTCCGGCGCGTACTGCTGGGCGGAGCTCACCACGCGGGACCCGGCGGCGACGGACGCGTTCCTGCCCTCCGTGTTCCCCTTCACGACGCAGCGGATGGACGTCGACGACGTCGACTACCGCGTCTTCCAGGTCGACGGGCAGCCGGTCCTCGGCCGCCTCAAGATGACCGGGGACTTCCCGCCGGACGCCCCGCCGTTCTTCAACGTCCACTTCGCCGTGGACAACTGTGACGCCGCGATCGTCACCGTCACCAAGCTCGGCGGTCATCTGCTCTTCGGCCCGATGGACAGCCCCTTCGGCCGCTTCGCCACGGTCGCCGACCAACAGGGCGCCACCTTCAGCATCATCGACCTGACCAGTACGGAAGGCGAGATGCCCACGTTCTCCTGA